The Saccharomyces mikatae IFO 1815 strain IFO1815 genome assembly, chromosome: 15 DNA window TCAATCACTTCTTCTACCGCCTCCTATCTGCAAGGAAATCTTTGTGGTATCTACCATTGAATGTGGAACTATGGCCATACATTAAAGAAGCACAATTATGCCGCAGAGAGGGGCTCTTGGTGTAGAAACGAATGCgccttcttcattttttatagttTGTGTAATTTACCAGATCTGACTAACGAAAGGTATTTTACTCTTTACTACTATTACTACTCCCCTTAGCCTATCTGCCAATGGTAAACAAAAACCAACGCACTACCATTTTACCATATGCGCGAAACTTAttgccttttcttctccaaGTGACGCTATATTCCATGCATACCCTAAAAGATGGGTTAGCGCTTTTATCGACCAATGTCAGATACACCGTGTTGCTCAGTCCTGAATATCAATACATCGGTAGAAAATGCGCAACAGCTCAATTCTCACATAATAATTAACTACTGTGTATTAATTGCAATCAGACCCTTTCATACAtaacttttgttttcacATTTGTTGTCAATCAGGGAATATACAGCAAGCTTATGGGAAAGCGTGTGCTGAATATTAGATGGGCACCCCATAGCCACCGTAAACCCCTTACAAATATACCGTCAACTATTTCTGAAGTTTTGGTCAGTTGATGAGTTTTAGCGTCTCAATTCCGCCATTAATGAATCCACCTTACTATAGTGTGGTGCCGTTTCAGCTACCAATTTCAGCTTTGtaaaaaacttttggaaaatatcaTGATTATGGATGTGCctcttgaagaaaatcaatatGCATGATTCTCAAGACAAAAACTATTTAAAATTGTTTATTGAAGTAATAAGATCTCTCTTTTAAAGGGCCATTTTGTGTTCTTTATACTGAATCAAAGTTTAGAGTTAGGGAAATATGAACTGAAAGTTTATTTACTGTCGAAGATGATACTGTTGTCAACAAGATTACTTACATTGCGAccgctttctttttcttagaAAAATCATCTTCGTGATATAAAAGTGGTCTCCTCTCATGCGGAGCCATGTATTATTACATCCCGGTAGCAATGGTTGTGAACGGCCGAGCGAGTTAATACAACGTCACAGCCTCTAGTTTGAATATGATATCTTGCAATGAgataatctttttttatcttttcgCATTTCTGGATGAACTTGTTGGCGAAGAAGCGAATAGTCGACGTCAAGAATGTTGATTTTGGTAACGGTTGTATCCAACAGTAGTACCATTGAATTCGGTTATGATCAAATTGGTAGTATCGTTGGTTTGCTGCAAATCAACAGAGTCCACAACGGAGCTACCTCGATGCTTGTATACACATAGATTTCTTTCTGGTTACTGCCGAGGAATCCAGCATGAACACAAGATGATACAATCACCAACAAGCTCATCCACGTTGTGACCATGCTTTTTAAATTCGTCTTCATAATATAAAAGTAGTCTCTTATTGCACCAAAAATGACCTGCGAGCAAGGAAGAGAAGTGTTCTTGCATTGTGGCGTGTTAGTAGCAATTAAATATACTTCTTCAGCtgtctttttttgcttttttttttcattgttagTTAGCTCTTCAGTTCATTTTGTCGCCTCAGATTTTTTGTAATTATTTTATCTTGTATCTTTGATAAaacaattttatcaaatctCAGATCATACTTGTTCTATTATGAGTTGCAAAAGTAAGTTCTAGGAACTGTTGAGTCTCATAACATTCCTAGGGTGTAGCAACTTTTGAAAGGTAGAACAATATTACCTGATTTGAAATGTCCGAGTAATAGTTTAGATTACAGGCCGTCTTTTAATAAACTGGCGGGTTTACACTAACCAGATTTATCGCTAAGCGGTGACAGAGGTATTCACTTTGAggtacaaaaaaatataccaGCACCTGCACTGCGGCTTCTAGCATATATTGGTCCCTGATTTACCTGTGCGATAAAACTACTTTAGCACAGCCGCATATTATCCGAGAATAACTTCCGGCCCAAGAAGCTTCGGAGAACAGACACAAAAAATTGCCCTTAATATACCTTGACTTTCCTCGGTCGTACCACACCTTACTACATGCGTCTTACAGCATGCCGTTGCATGATTTATGTATACTTTagctcaaaaaatttgtaaatATCTATGTAAATATCTTACGGCTTCAGTCAGGGAAGTCTCCGTGCCACTATACTCCATAATTCTGAAGATCGCTCgcttaaaaaaatatgtctaatataaaaatacataGCTAtgtccttctttttcattttatttgatattttcatcaagttTCCATCTGGATCGCGGACATAAACTGACAATATTGGGCTAATTGCCCCGTACAGATTACGGGTTCTTTTTTCGATTGGAACATCCAAGCTTTAAAGGTGCGTGTCTATGTTATTCAAAGACTCTTCTGAGATGAAACACAGATCGGCAGATCCGGGAGTTGGTTTCTGCGCCTTGAGctcaaattcttttctcacCTCACACAACTTGATTTTCTGGTTACCAAAAGTCAGAATTTTCCGATTGTTCCCAACTGATGTAACATCAAAACCAAGCACTTTTTTCTATAGAAGTCGCATGAACGTTGAGCGCTAGTGAGAGattggtgaattttgagacAATTGTTAGGGTTCAACACTCCTCGAGAATATAGGATTCACAAAAAGGAATCGGTAATTGTACACAAATAAtttacttatttttttttctcttgtttgATATcgttggaataagtgacTGCGACTATACGTTTATTCGTATGAATTGGAATAAGTGTTTACAACTATACTTTTTTCGTATGAAATGGAGTAGGCGattttaataatagaatttaccgcagtagtaagataaagatctactaattgatcagaacttagtatataagaaaattACTTACAACCAAAAGCTTATCATTAATGTTCCGAATTATGTCGAACAATTGGGTTTAATACAACCAACCAGCTTGTGTCTTACATACTTCTCTTGTGtaatttaagaaagaacgacttattcttaattattacaacttatTAATACCGATCGTGTAGAGACTTTACAGATGAGAGAcctttattcttttatattataattGAAACAATTTGTGATCAAGAACTGTGTATCTGCATTTGTGCTCTAGGTGAGAAGAGTTCAAATGTTaggaaagagaagagaagaaattaattttttttttttgacttttttctcttttgaaacgAAAACCATTTCTGTTCACTTAGTGTTCAATCCATATCCTTTTACAGAAATCTTGAGGGATTGTAGGTCAGAGTTTTATAAATGTCAAAGTTTTTGATAACAGTTGAGAATGAGAAACGTTAGGCGCAAAAGCATAAGATCGTGCGAATTGTGCCGTAAGAGAAAACTGAGATGTGACGGGAAAAGACCAAGATGTTCTACATGTGTACGTAAGAAATCGTCTGAGTGCACCTACGCCATTGGATTTGAGCAGGACGTGGAATTTAgggaaaaattgaaagcATTAAAAGAAGCCAAGCTTTTGGAGGACGTGAAGCTGCTGGAGAAGCGCCTGGAATCAGGAGGTGGCGTTGTTTGTGAACTTTCTAGAGATGTAAACCTAATCCATGAGTATGGGCCGTGCAATGTCGTATTGGCGAATAAATCGACGGTATACCGGATGTCCTCTCACTCAGTAACGCCGGATATAGGTGAGAAATCAAATATTAATGTGTTGGATGATTTCCACATTTTACAATGTAAAGAAGATGGCAGAAGAATATATTATGGACCAACTTCCGTAAAAACATTCATGGCAAAGAGTAAATGGGGAATGCTAGAAAGATTTCGTCAAACCTGGTGTGTTGTGAAGGTTACCAGAAGCAAGTGGAAGAAGCTAAACGGCAGAAATATGATAGACGAGATAAAGTGTATAGAAAGGCACCTACAGAGTTCAAATCCATTATTATGTAATTCACTTCAAGATGCTTGTCACGCTCTGCCTCCCTATGAAAAGATTCGATCTCATATAGAActgttttttcaagataaaGTTCTATTTCAGATTAGTGATGTTATTGACCAAGAAAAGGTTTTGAAGGACTTTTTCGAGGAATTTGTACCAGATAAACTATCTTGCGCATCTGAACAGCGTGTAATAAGTTTATGTCctgtgaagaaaaagaactattACAAAATAGGTGTCATCCTCATGATACTAGGCTTTACATATTTTTACGAAACGATACCAGAAACaatccaaaaatttttgattctATTGACGGGCATATCTACGGCTAAATGTATGTACATTGAACGAGCACAGTTTCTAATGTTGCGATTGCATCACCTATCAAGGTATTCTTCTACTGGAGAAGacaacaataatgaaatgATCATAGTTGACTCGCTAATAAACACCAGTTCTTTGTTGGGTCTCAATCACAATATTAGCGTATTGTATGATGGCCAAGAAGATCTAGTAGGAAACCTGAGTACATTAACAAAACTAAGAGATTGGGTTCTTTTTGCAGATGTTCAGATGGCATTTCAATTAGGAAGGCCTTTGTTAATTTCCGCAACAGAATTAGATTATTATAatgatagtaataatatcatAGGCAACCCCTTAGAAACTACAGAACCTTCATTTTATAGTCTTTTCAGAAAGTTCCTAAGGATATCGCGTTGTATAATATCTGAAATTCATGATAAAGCTGTCGTGCCCAATCTAAAGAAGATGTGTGCGACTTTAACAGAATTTATTGAACAGTATTTACACCCTATCAGTGACTATACATCGCCTTGCTCTATGAAAAAGGAATATATCTGCGAAACAggaattctttttcaaattctatcgatgttattatcattatacAATCTTCGCTATTTGGCATTCTCAGAGATGAGTGTAGGTCTCAAAAATTCTGTTATAAAGACCTCGTTGGtatctctttctctttgtaCATGTTTGACATCTTATTGTTTTGAGCAAGATGCTAAGAACTTTCCAGGATTGTTTCagtcaaattcaaaacatGTTGCACcgtatttttctctatcATTATCACTGAGTAGTGAATTGTCTTATCGGGCTCTCATCACATTCTATGCCCTAGTGTATAATACTCTAACGTTATCTCAAAGTGGTCTGATATGTTCAGCTGGTGAGCACTCGGTCAAAAAATGTGACTTGAAAACTTTACATATTAATGAAACGGCAAACATATCATTTTCAGTTTACTTTAAAGTTTTCTGTGAAATTGTCAACCGTATGTCTAATAATGAGAACGCTAGGTTTCGGCAGCTGAGCCGCCGATCATATGCTTTTGTTACTATGTTGACACTAGCAAATTCTTGTCGAAACACTATAAAGAAGACATTAGAGAATAAGGATTGTGAAAAGAAGCCATGGATTTCGCCGCTTCAGCAATTTCCTAGTCTCGAATTTTTCGAAAAGAATGTATACCACACTCTGGAAAGTAGACATTATATTGATCCGTCAACACCTGCTCATGCTATTGAAGAAGACTCAAACCCACCTTTGGTTTCCCAACCATTAGAATCGGAATCAACCTTTGAGGGTTTACTGCATGAAATTTCTACCCAACAAGATGTCTCtaactttttatttgatgaaaatttcttttctgaaaatacACAGAGCGATATTTAGAAGCattacttttgaaaagggcTTGTGctatgaatttttcttggcttTTCTCTAGTACTGATATCAGTTGTTTTATCAAGGTTTGATAGTAAACTAATTAATGCTAATTACATACACTGCCTGGTGTCAAAATGTGCCATCTTTTAAAtgttttaatattttcattgGAAATATACACTCTACTTCTTAGCAACAGACACTAGCAGAGTTGATTTGAATTCTGCTGGTATTTTCTTAGTTTCTTCCACATGTTTGATGATGAGATCGCAGgcaattttcttctcaCTATCCGTAAAATCCTCAAATATGTAGGCGGTCCTTGGATTACCAGATTTCACCAAGAACTCAGCCAATTTTTTAACATCTTTTACTTCAAGAATAGAGTCGATTTCTGCGATCTTTATATCTCTAAATCCAACTGATTTGAGATTTGATTCAATCAAATCCCTCGATGACCAATTTTCAGGAAGTGGTTTTCTATGTGGTGCGCCctcttttgcttttcttccaatatCAACTAACTCCCACCAACCATTTCCTTTAAAGGACGACATTCCAATAACTCCATCTGGTCTTAATACCCTATAAGATTCCTTCAAAGCATGTTTAGCATCAGGCGGAAAAAACATGACCAAAGATGCTATGATATGGCTAAAAGAATCGTCCTCTACAACGGACATATCTTCTACTTTCCATAAACCTGTTTCCAACCTTCTCCAAAATTTGTTAgatttgttcttttctttatgcTCCTTAACTAATTGTATCATGCCTCCACTCATGTCACTAGCAACAAGCCTAACCGAATCTGgaagttctttttcataGTGATCAATCAAGTATCGCATTCCTAATCCTGTACCACAACCATTATCCAATATCTCAGTTGCATTTCTGAGGGGGGACAAATCATTTAGCCTAGTAACAATCTCCTTAACTGATGTACTTGGTGGGCCAGATATAATAATTTTCCTGTaaacttcattattatttccCCAAAA harbors:
- the SMKI15G0070 gene encoding class I SAM-dependent methyltransferase, which produces MMKTNKTQDFWGNNNEVYRKIIISGPPSTSVKEIVTRLNDLSPLRNATEILDNGCGTGLGMRYLIDHYEKELPDSVRLVASDMSGGMIQLVKEHKEKNKSNKFWRRLETGLWKVEDMSVVEDDSFSHIIASLVMFFPPDAKHALKESYRVLRPDGVIGMSSFKGNGWWELVDIGRKAKEGAPHRKPLPENWSSRDLIESNLKSVGFRDIKIAEIDSILEVKDVKKLAEFLVKSGNPRTAYIFEDFTDSEKKIACDLIIKHVEETKKIPAEFKSTLLVSVAKK
- the SMKI15G0060 gene encoding Zn(II)2Cys6 transcription factor domain-containing protein, whose protein sequence is MRNVRRKSIRSCELCRKRKLRCDGKRPRCSTCVRKKSSECTYAIGFEQDVEFREKLKALKEAKLLEDVKLLEKRLESGGGVVCELSRDVNLIHEYGPCNVVLANKSTVYRMSSHSVTPDIGEKSNINVLDDFHILQCKEDGRRIYYGPTSVKTFMAKSKWGMLERFRQTWCVVKVTRSKWKKLNGRNMIDEIKCIERHLQSSNPLLCNSLQDACHALPPYEKIRSHIELFFQDKVLFQISDVIDQEKVLKDFFEEFVPDKLSCASEQRVISLCPVKKKNYYKIGVILMILGFTYFYETIPETIQKFLILLTGISTAKCMYIERAQFLMLRLHHLSRYSSTGEDNNNEMIIVDSLINTSSLLGLNHNISVLYDGQEDLVGNLSTLTKLRDWVLFADVQMAFQLGRPLLISATELDYYNDSNNIIGNPLETTEPSFYSLFRKFLRISRCIISEIHDKAVVPNLKKMCATLTEFIEQYLHPISDYTSPCSMKKEYICETGILFQILSMLLSLYNLRYLAFSEMSVGLKNSVIKTSLVSLSLCTCLTSYCFEQDAKNFPGLFQSNSKHVAPYFSLSLSLSSELSYRALITFYALVYNTLTLSQSGLICSAGEHSVKKCDLKTLHINETANISFSVYFKVFCEIVNRMSNNENARFRQLSRRSYAFVTMLTLANSCRNTIKKTLENKDCEKKPWISPLQQFPSLEFFEKNVYHTLESRHYIDPSTPAHAIEEDSNPPLVSQPLESESTFEGLLHEISTQQDVSNFLFDENFFSENTQSDI